In Onthophagus taurus isolate NC chromosome 6, IU_Otau_3.0, whole genome shotgun sequence, a genomic segment contains:
- the LOC111419774 gene encoding tRNA-dihydrouridine(47) synthase [NAD(P)(+)]-like produces the protein MSSGGVCKIKPEFVIREHPKEVAEECVSIPTSNNEAEEPSAKRKKLSKYEKKKLKGQNKSRPAFRCDKSLELCSTLMNLLDGENIPACPRKNCPTLHDIDEYLEKKPQDINETCYNFEIQGECSRGLGCRFGKQHIINGRNIINTPKKLEWQETGLKTINQLKNDVQQALRKRTYNFEIAQSIVEYNNNKYRQESNERNDQKVQTLGAVTDEDIIALLKREKKKIDFKNKLVLSPLTTVGNLPFRRICKEYGADVTCGEMAMCSALLQGAPQEWALVKRHQSENIFGVQLCANNPYLFAKCGQLLEKEIEVDYIDVNLGCPIDLVYREGAGCGLLRRPKVLETCIRSLCDVLTIPVTVKTRMGIYNSENIAHNLVPKFQRWGAAAVTIHGRTKEQRYTKQSDWNYIEECAKSSPEFPIIGNGDILCYEDYKNAFITSPSISAVMIGRGALIKPWIFQEIKEQKLFDISSSERFEVIKKYVNYGLEHWGSDNKGVETTRRFLLEWLSFLYRYIPTGLLECPPQKINERPPYFKGRDDLETLMVSPSASDWIKISEMLLGKVPEGFQFLPKHKANSYK, from the exons ATGTCAAGTGGAGgtgtttgtaaaataaaaccaga ATTTGTGATACGGGAACATCCCAAAGAAGTTGCAGAAGAATGTGTATCAATCCCTACATCTAATAATGAAGCGGAAGAACCCAGCGCAAAGCgtaaaaaattatcgaaatatgaaaagaagaaattaaaagggCAAAATAAATCAAGGCCTGCGTTTCGTTGCGATAAATCTTTAGAATTATGTAGCACACTTATGAATCTTCTTGACGGAGAAAATATTCCTGCATGcccaagaaaaaattgtccGACGTTACATGATATTGATGAATACTTGGAGAAGAAACCACAAGATATAa ATGAAACATGTTATAACTTTGAAATCCAAGGTGAATGCAGCCGAGGTTTAGGCTGTAGATTTGGGAAACAACACATAATTAATGgaagaaatataattaatactCCTAAAAAGTTAGAATGGCAAGAAACTGGAttgaaaacaataaatcaaCTTAAAAATGACGTTCAACAAGCATTGCGTAAAAGAACCTACAATTTCGAGATAGCTCAATCAATTGTTGAGtataacaacaataaatatCGTCAAGAAAGTAATGAAAGAAACGATCAAAAAGTTCAAACGTTAGGCGCAGTTACCGACGAAGACATCATTGCCCTTCTTAAacgagaaaagaaaaaaattgattttaaaaataaattggttctTAGCCCATTAACAACAGTGGGAAATCTTCCGTTTAGACGTATCTGTAAAGAATATGGTGCTGATGTTACTTGCGGAGAAATGGCTATGTGTTCGGCTCTTTTACAAGGAGCTCCTCAAGAATGGGCGTTGGTTAAACGACATCAAagcgaaaatatttttggggtTCAATTATGCGCCAATAATCCATATTTATTCGCAAAATGTGGCcaattattagaaaaagaaatcgaagTCGACTATATTGATGTTAATTTAGGTTGTCCGATTGACTTGGTTTACAGAGAAGGTGCTGGTTGTGGATTATTACGTAGACCCAAAGTTTTAGAAACATGTATTAGAAGCTTATGTGATGTTTTAACAATTCCTGTTACAGTTAAAACTCGAATGGGAATTTATAATAGTGAAAATATAGCTCATAATTTA gtTCCTAAATTTCAAAGGTGGGGTGCAGCTGCAGTAACAATTCATGGACGAACCAAAGAACAACGTTACACAAAACAATCCGATTGGAATTACATAGAGGAATGTGCTAAATCTTCACCAGAGTTTCCAATAATTGGAAATGGTGATATTTTGTGTTACGAAGATTACAAAAACGCATTCATAACGAGCCCCAGTATATCCGCTGTCATGATAGGACGTGGTGCTTTAATAAAACCGTggattttccaagaaattaaggaacaaaaactttttgatatttctagTTCAGAGCGAtttgaagttattaaaaaatacgtAAATTATGGATTGGAACATTGGGGTTCAGATAATAAAGGCGTTGAAACAACGAGGAGATTTTTACTTGAATGGTTATCATTTTTGTATCGTTATATTCCCACTGGATTGTTGGAATGTCCTcctcaaaaaattaatgagaGGCCACCATATTTTAAGGGAAGAGATGATTTAGAAACTTTGATGGTGTCACCTTCCGCTTCTGATTGGATTAAAATCAGTGAAATGTTACTTGGGAAAGTTCCGGAAggatttcaatttttaccaaaacacAAAGCTAATTCgtataaataa
- the LOC111419775 gene encoding protein 60A, producing the protein MFKILLNAIFLFGYVSSYVPAGIYIDNGYDQTSIDRALTKQEKRDMELEILHMLGLPNRPRRGANNTPLTKSASKFMMDVYKNILDKENYEDHHERRERSVDLNLSGEEEKAIDESDVIMTFENSNRRISGVRHERGKRLWFNVSTVPLDNTILGAELRIFQTPNFNANITNSETIYAVTAYQLAKSSEGERELEFVGTVNVTAGYSGWVAINVTQSLSTWVALPQSNKGFYLSVHPHDKPGHDVRPEDIGLTISKAEEESQPFMVAFFKSSKPINVRPTRSIKKVDTIEYRSIMKRAAQNFDTTSDGRNCKIRTLYVSFETLKWKDWIIAPVGYAAHYCDGDCKFPLNSHMNATNHAIVQTLAHLTNPVKYPKPCCAPTKLTPISVLYYTDLTNVTLKRYKNMVVKSCGCH; encoded by the exons atgtttaaaatactCTTAAAcgctatatttttatttggttaCGTCTCTTCATACGTTCCCGCTGGAATTTACATCGATAACGGTTACGATCAGACATCGATTGATCGTGCATTAACTAAACAAGAAAAACGCGACATGGAATTGGAAATTTTACACATGCTCGGTTTACCAAATCGACCAAGACGCGGTGCTAATAATACGCCGTTAACAAAATCCGCGTCAAAATTCATGATGGACGTTTATAAGAATATTTTGGATAAAGAAAACTACGAGGATCATCATGAACGACGTGAACGAAGCGTCGATTTGAATTTGAGCGGAGAAGAGGAGAAAGCGATTGATGAAAGCGATGTGATTATGACTTTTGAAAATAGCA atCGTAGAATATCAGGGGTTCGTCATGAGAGAGGAAAACGTCTTTGGTTTAATGTGTCAACGGTTCCTCTCGATAACACAATACTTGGGGCGGAATTGAGAATATTTCAaacaccaaatttcaacgcaaACATAACCAATTCAGAAACGATTTACGCAGTAACTGCTTATCAATTGGCGAAATCATCAGAagg ggAACGAGAATTGGAATTTGTGGGCACAGTAAATGTAACAGCAGGTTATTCAGGTTGGGTGGCTATAAACGTTACTCAGTCTTTGTCTACCTGGGTGGCGCTACCACAATCAAATAAAGGATTTTACCTGTCTGTTCATCCCCATGATAAACcag gTCATGATGTGCGTCCTGAAGATATAGgattaacaatttcaaaagCTGAGGAAGAATCCCAACCTTTTATGGTCGCCTTCTTTAAATCGAGTAAACCGATTAATGTAAGACCAACCagatcaattaaaaaagttgataCAATTGAGTATCGCTCTATAATGAAAAGAGCAGCTCAAAATTTcg ATACAACAAGCGATGGgagaaattgtaaaattcgtaCTTTATATGTCAGCTTTGAAACATTAAAATGGAAAGATTGGATTATTGCTCCTGTGGGTTATGCCGCACATTATTGTGATGGAGATTgcaaatttcctttaaattcTCATATGAATGCAACGAATCACGCGATCGTTCAAACGTTGGCCCATTTAACAAATCCTGTAAAATATCCAAAACCGTGTTGCGCTCCTACGAAACTCACCCCAATATCTGTACTTTATTACACAGATCTCACGAATGTTACACTTAAACGATACAAGAATATGGTTGTTAAAAGCTGCGGTTGTCattaa
- the LOC111419776 gene encoding transmembrane protein 242, translated as MSQNENESIQKGEDKAFRVKAAIFLATVSGVSAFVGFGATLAAARKRDPKYFNKGVVATIELQETGANLALRALGWGTLYAFTGCGLLCYAIWKISGAKDMKDFRHKVGSALPTIPKNNPPQGRTEFSGLNDLMEYLSTRK; from the exons atgtcccaaaatgaaaatgaatcaATACAAAAAGGCGAAGATAAAGCATTTAGAGtcaaag cGGCGATTTTTTTAGCAACCGTGAGTGGAGTTTCTGCCTTTGTAGGTTTCGGAGCGACTTTAGCGGCAGCTAGAAAACGAGATcccaaatatttcaataaaggAGTTGTTGCGACTATAGAATTGCAAGAAACTGGGGCTAATTTAGCATTAAGAGCTTTAGGTTGGGGGACATTGTATGCATTTACCGGTTGTGGATTGTTATGTTAtgcaatttggaaaatatccGGTGCAAAagat atgAAAGATTTTCGACATAAAGTTGGTTCCGCTCTTCCAACAATCCCAAAAAATAATCCTCCTCAAGGTAGAACTGAATTTAGTggattaaatgatttaatggAATATTTATCAACAAGGAAGtag
- the LOC111419783 gene encoding aspartate--tRNA ligase, mitochondrial, whose amino-acid sequence MIIKKVFRLFSLNKSIKLLNTNIYTRTLHNKIILNEKNFKAKKGVYLIDENDEIPQEMVKNYNKYTERTCSCGELRIENVGERVILCGWVEYQRMKKFVVLRDGYGHTQIIIKDTAADLQDLFESLPYESIVKVEGIVIKRPQDMINKNQETGEIEVLIDKAIILNKSKDNLPFNIREFQKAKESLRMQYRYLDLRFHEMQRNLRVRSEILMKMREFLINKVGFVEIETPTLFKATPGGAQEFVVPTRFPGQFYSLVQSPQQFKQMLMAGAVDRYFQVARCYRDEGSRPDRQPEFTQLDLEMSFTDSEGVMSVIEDLFQHCWPNFLSTLPRAFRRITYKDAMERFGTDKPDIRFGYELKNCTEVLNANIKYRSPNMHSFCLVFPGQLNIFTKSQKEKFADLAKGYRDVKFVQNKVANKDEWIEKMSNLLSTEVATTFYNRYFLDDESVVFLVYGPKKAAVSLLGKIRLDYVNALEEKGHKIRKQGMHMLWVYDFPLFEEGETENSLNCVHHPFTAPHPEDIDLLQTNPLEVRSLAYDLVLNGNEIGGGSIRIHNSQLQQDIFTMLNINPDSLKHIIEMLGSGCPPHGGIALGLDRFLATILNVTSIRDVIAFPKTFEGRDPLSGAPSSISDEDKRIYHIKSIDN is encoded by the exons atgattataaaaaaagtttttaggttattttccCTCAACAAATCCATTAAG CTTTTAAACACCAATATTTATACCCGAACACTGCAtaataagattattttaaacgaaaaaaatttcaaagcgAAAAAAGGAGTGTatttaatcgacgaaaatgatgaaattcctcaagaaatggttaaaaattacaataaatacacAGAAAGGACTTGTTCTTGTGGGGAATTAAGGATTGAAAACGTTGGTGAAAGAGTTATTTTATGTGGTTGGGTTGAATATCAGCGtatgaaaaagtttgttgttcTTAGGGATGGATATGGGCACactcaaattattattaaagacaca GCAGCAGATTTACAAGATTTATTTGAATCATTACCGTATGAATCAATTGTTAAAGTTGAaggaattgtaataaaaagacCCCAAGatatgataaataaaaatcaagaaacGGGTGAAATCGAGGTTTTAATCGATAAGGCAATTATCTTAAACAAGTCAAAAGATAATTTACCGTTTAATATTCGCGAGTTTCAAAAAGCCAAAGAATCCCTTCGAATGCAATATCGTTACTTGGACTTGAGATTTCATGAAATGCAAAGAAATTTACGTGTTCGTTCcgaaatattaatgaaaatgcgagaatttttaatcaacaaaGTTGGATTTGTTGAAATTGAAACTCCAACGTTATTTAAAGCCACTCCAGGTGGAGCTCAAGAATTTGTTGTTCCAACGAGATTTCCCGGACAATTTTATTCACTTGTTCAAAGCCCCCAACAATTTAAACAAATGTTAATGGCTGGAGCTGTTGAtcg TTATTTCCAGGTAGCTAGATGTTATCGGGATGAAGGTTCCAGACCAGATCGACAACCGGAATTTACTCAATTAGACCTTGAAATGTCTTTCACAGACTCGGAAGGTGTTATGTCTGTTATCGAagatttatttcaacattgtTGGCCTAATTTCTTATCGACTTTACCAAGAGCGTTTCGAAGAATCACCTATAAAGATGCCATGGAACGATTTGGAACTGATAAGCCGGATATAAGGTTTGGATATGAA ttGAAGAATTGTACGGAAGTTTTAAACGCCAACATTAAGTATCGCTCACCGAATATGCACTCATTTTGCTTGGTTTTTCCTGgacaattaaatatttttacgaAATcgcaaaaagaaaagtttgcAGATCTCGCGAAAGGTTATCGCGACGTGAAATTTGTGCAAAATAAAGTTGCGAATAAGGATGAATGGATTGAGAAAATGTCGAATTTATTGAGTACTGAGGTTGCGACCACTTTTTATAATCGATACTTTTTAGATGATGAAAGTGTTGTGTTTTTGGTGTATGGACCAAAAAAGGCAGCG GTATCATTACTTGGAAAGATTCGTTTGGATTATGTAAATGCTTTGGAAGAAAAAGGTCACAAAATTCGTAAACAAGGAATGCATATGTTGTGGGTTTACGACTTTCCTCTTTTCGAAGAAGGTGAAACAGAAAATAGTTTGAATTGCGTTCATCACCCCTTTACAGCGCCACATCCAGAAGATATTGATTTACTGCAAACTAATCCATTAGAA gttaggtcACTTGCATATGATTTGGTATTAAATGGTAACGAAATTGGTGGTGGATCAATTCGCATCCATAACTCACAACTCCAACAAGATATCTTTACCATGCTAAATATCAACCCAGATTCATTAAAGCATATTATTGAGATGTTGGGATCTGGGTGTCCACCTCATGGTGGAATCGCCCTCGGTTTGGATCGATTTTTAGCCACTATTTTAAACGTAACCAGTATTCGTGATGTTATTGCCTTTCCAAAGACTTTTGAGGGGCGCGATCCTTTATCGGGGGCTCCATCTTCTATCAGTGATGAGGATAAACGTATTTATCACATTAAAAGtatagataattaa
- the LOC111419784 gene encoding WD repeat-containing protein 82: MKMKLVENVVRSFRVAKVFRENTDKINSIDFSPNGETLISCSEDDQIVIYDCEKGTQVRTVNSKKYGVDLIHFTHAKNTAIHSSTKVDDTIRYLSLHDNKYIRYFPGHTKKVTSLCLSPVEDTFLSGSLDKTLRLWDLRSPNCQGLMHLAGKPVAAYDPEGLIFAAGVNSECVKLYDLRSFDKGPFVTFKLTQEKECDWTGLKFSRDGKTILISTNGSIIRLIDAFHGTPLQTFTGHLNNKGIPVEASFSPDSQFIFSGSTDGRIHVWNADTGYKVCVLNADHPGPVQCVQFNPKYMMLASACTNMAFWLPTVDET, from the exons ATGAAGATGAAACTGGTGGAGAACGTCGTAAGGAGTTTCCGAGTGGCGAAGGTGTTCCGTGAGAACACCGACAAAATAAACAGCATAGATTTTTCCCCAAACGGCGAAACATTGATATCTTGTAGTGAAGATGACCAAATTGTTATTTACGATTGCGAAAAAGGCACACAAGTCCGTACAGTTAATAGTAAAAAGTACGGGGTTGACCTCATACATTTCACCCATGCCAAAAACACAGCAATACACAGTTCAACGAAGGTTGATGATACAATTCGATACCTTTCTTTAcatgataataaatacatcAGATACTTTCCTGGACATACAAAAAAGGTTACTTCCTTATGTTTATCACCTGTTGAAGATACCTTTTTATCAGGTTCATTGGATAAAACATTAAGGTTATGGGATTTACGATCACCGAATTGTCAAGGTTTAATGCATTTAGCAGGAAAACCTGTTGCTGCTTATGATCCTGAGGGGTTAATTTTTGCTGCCGGTGTAAATTCCGAATGCGTTAAATTATATGATTTAAGGTCGTTCGATAAG ggaCCTTTCGTTACTTTCAAATTAACCCAAGAAAAGGAATGTGATTGGACgggtttaaaattttctagaGATGGAAAAACGATATTAATCAGCACAAATGGCTCAATTATTCGTCTAATAGATGCTTTCCATGGAACCCCACTACAAACTTTTACAGGACATTTGAACAATAAAGGAATTCCAGTTGAAGCATCCTTCAGTCCAGACTCTCAGTTCATTTTTAGTGGATCAACAGATGGTCGAATACACGTTTGGAACGCTGATACAGGATACAAAGTTTGTGTATTAAATGCCGATCATCCAGGTCCTGTACAATGCGTTCAATTTAATCCAAAATATATGATGTTAGCATCTGCATGCACGAACATGGCGTTTTGGCTGCCTACTGTAGATGAAACTTAA